The segment TGAGTAAAGGGAAAACATCTATTCAATCGTTTATGAAAGTGAAAAAATAAAGCTCGACAAGTACGGGGTAACCTTACTTGCCGAGCTCTTTTTTATTTTAAGATGTTGAAAATTTCATTATTCGACACAGGCTTACTAATATAATACCCTTGAACCGCGTCACAGCCATAACTTTTTAGCAGATCTTGCTGTTCTTCGGTTTCTACACCTTCTGCAATGATTGTTAAATTCATTGATTTACCAAGTTGGACCATACCATGAACAAGTTGTCGTGATTTATCGGACTTTAATAGTGTGTTTGTAAAGGTTTGGTCAATTTTTAAAATTGAAATCGGTAATAGTTGCATATAGCGGAACGATGCGTAGCCTGTTCCAAAATCGTCTAAAGAAAAGACAATGCCTTCATTTTCTAATATGCGCATTTGTTTAATGATACCCATCTCAGCTTCAGCTTCAAGTGCAAACTTCTCGGTAATTTCAATTTGTAATAAATTCGCTGGACATCCTGTACGTTCAAGTGTTTCTAAAATCGATTTGGCCATGTTTTTATCGCGGAATTCACGGACAGAGGAGTTAATACTTACTGTGATTGGAAGTCCGGCGTTTTTCCATGCGACTGCTTGTTCACACGCTTTTTCGAGCATGAATGAACCGATGTTATTAATTAGGCCTGTTTCTTCTGCAATAGGAATTAATTCGTCAGGAGAAACAACACCGATTTCCTCATCATCCCAACGGACAAGCGCTTCAACTGAAGTAATCTTATTTGTCTTTAAATCAAGTTGCGGTTGATAAAGTACTTGTAAATTTCTTTGATCCAGGGCAAGTAATAAACGTTTCTCAACAATGGATTTTCGGTTTAATGCTTTGTGTGTTGCATTTGATAATGACAAAATATTATCTCCGCCTGCTGCACGAACATTTGTAATTGTTGCAAGAGAGGCTTTCATAAGTTGAGCAAATGTCGATTGATCTTCTGGGAATCGTGTAATACCACCACTAATAGAAACGGGAATGGCTACACTGTCATTGTAAATAGGGTGTTGCTGCAAATAACTTAAAAAACCATGTGTAAACCATTCTGGCAATGGAGTAATGACAACGAAGTCATTTTCGTTAATGCGCGCCATTGTGCTGTCTTGGAAATACATTTTCATGCGTTTCGTAAACTCTAAAATAAGCGAGCCCCCAGCAAAATCACCATGTAAATCTTTAATTGTATAAAATTTATCAATGCTTAAATAGACGAATGAAAAATGGCGCTCTTCTTCAATCATTTGCGTAATAATTTGTTCAAGTCGATGTACGTTAATCATCCCTGTTTCAGGATCGATGTAAGCAATTTTCTCCAATCGATTTTGCATCAACTTTTCATTTGTAATATCGCGCTCGATAAAGAAAAAGCGATTGTCGACTGAATTTTGGCTGCTCATCGGAATTGCTGTTAAGTGAACCCAATACGGCTGCTCATCCTTTGTTATCTTTTGGATGTCACCTTGCCAAATGTTGCCGTTTTGAAGGACTTTCCAAATTTGTTGCACTTCTTTCAAGCTTTCATCGTCTGAGGGGAAGAGTTGCCAAAAGTTTTTTCCAAGTACGCGCTTTGGAGTCCAGTGGCTTGTTGTTAAAAAATGCTGGTTTGTATGCACAATAAAGCCTTCATTATCAAGCGTTACGGTCATGAATGAATTGTGAATACCATTTTTTAAGTCGACTAAATGCTGTTGCTCATCATTCATTAAACGAATGGAGTCGGTCGGGATACAAAGCATATGAATAACTTGCTCTTGTTGGTAGTTCGTGAGTTTTGTATATAGCGTTACATGGATAGGTTTATTGTTTTTTATAGTTAATTCAACATTTTGAAAACACATAGGCTGCGTGCTATCTAAAATCGTGTTTAATAGACTTTTGTTAAACATTGGAAGTATTGTACTGGCAATTGGTTGTTGTTTTAATTCTTCTAAATCTGTTGTGGCATATGATAAATCACCAAAATGACCTTTTAGAAATAGTCCGTCTAGTGATACTAGAAAGGATGGGAAAGGGCTAATCTGCAATAGTTCATTACATGCTATAGAAATTTGTTCTTTTGTCATATGTTTGGTCTCCTTATTCCGTAAATTAATACTAAAATAATAAATCGAAATGCAGTCATAAGTCATCTTTGTATGTGGTACATAAATCCAAGTGATATCGGAAGTAGTAATTATAGTCTGTTTCGATTTCTGAACAATGAGGAAAATACTAAACATTTCAAAAGGTAATTATAGTTCAATTTATATGTGAAATCAAATGGTGAAATGTGTTTTAACTAATATATAGATATATAGACTTAAAATTTTGGTGAAGATCTAAGAAATTTAAAGTTCCATTGAAGGGGTTATTTAGAGGATATATACCCAATTAAGTTAAAAGCTAAATATCAATGTTCCGTTTTTTTTAGTAAAGGCAAACATCAGTAGTTGCGAATCCGTAGTAGCTCTACTAGAATAAGGACATCTGATGTATAGAGAAGTGGAGTAGAAAGAATGAATTTATCGGCAATTACAGTATCGTTTCCTTTAGATGATGAAACGTATGAAGAAATCCAAGTATTATGTAAAACAAGTTCCCGTATTGATGGACAAATATATCAGCAGGTGATGAATTTACCTGTCGCGAAAAGTTATGAAATGAAAGGCTTTTATGTACTTGTATACGATGATGATAAAAATGAATTAGTTGGGGCGGGGACTGCGCTTGATTTGATGGGATTAAACACCTATGAATGGTCGATGGTCGTTGCGCCGATGTATCGCCAACTCGGTATTGGCAATGCGATTTTAAATGTCCTGCATGAAGGGATGGAAACGCGCGGTAGTGAAGGTGAGCTTGCATTAATGGTGGAAGGCGCGAATTTTGGACGTGAGTTTTTACAAAAAAATAACTACTTGTATAGCTTTTCAGAAGCGACGCTAGAAGCAAAGGCAGAAATTTTACAGGAAAATTCAAGTTTGACAGTACGTCCGTTTATGCAAAAAGAAACAGAGGCAATTGTGACAATTTTAATGGCGACATTTGGTGATATGCGTGAAGAATCACTTGAGTTAATCGATTATAATACAACAACCGAGGGCCTAATCATGTGGACCGTCGAATATGACGAGGAAGTGATAGGCACAATTACAACGCGTAAAGAAGGTGAAGTGCAGTGGATTACTGCATTTGCGGTTGCACCAACTATGCAAGGTCGTGGAATCGGTACGCAAATATTACAGTGGGTAAAGGATTACGCGATTCGAAACGGGGAAAAAATGGTGCTGCTCGATGTCGAGATTGAAAATGCGGGTGCGCTACGTGTGTACGAAAAAGCAGGCTTTATGAAATCCATTCAGATGGATTATTTCATATTAGTGTAATTTCTTACACCTAAAAAGTACAAATAAAAAGATGGTATGGACTCGAACCCATGCCATCTTTTACTTTTAACTTGATTCAGCAAAATTCGACCACGTCCATAAGTGGTAGATGAATGCCAAAAAACGCAAATCTATTCAGTGAGGGTTCAAACCTTGCTGAATCAGAGGAACCCAGGCTAAGAACGCCACGTCCTGTGGCAACGCCTGAGTGACCAACATCGTGTTGGACCAAGCCCCGGCGGATGTCACAGATTTTTAAGGAGGCCTGCGTGATGCAGGTCAGTTAGCCGTTGTCGCATGGACGCGACGCACTTAGGCTAACTTCCCTAATGAGCTCGAAAAAATCTGGACGCAATTACGCCGAGGCGTAATTGATGTAATAGAGTTTCACTCGCGTTCATGGATTAACTAAAAGGTTCAATGGATTAATAGAAGGTTGTTTCTCACTTGTTAAGTCGATCTCTCTACCCTTCATTAATCGGTTTAATATTTTATCCTCAAGCTCGATTAAAAAAGGGTTTGTTAATTTGCGAGGGCGAGGTACTGCAATGGGCTCATCGAACGCAATGGAGCCATCTTCTATTAAAATAATACGATCTGCTAAGCGTACAGCTTCACTTACATCATGTGTTACAAGCAACGCTGTAAAGTGATTTTTTTGCCAAATGGATTCTATTAAATTTTGCATTTCGATGCGAGTTAATGCGTCGAGCGCACTTAATGGTTCGTCGAGCATTAAAAGAGAAGGCTCATGAATTAAGGCTCGAGCAAGTGCAACTCGCTGTTTTTGACCACCAGATAATGTTGAAGGCCACTCATCTTTTAAATGAAGTAAACCAACCTTATCTAATGCATCTTCTGCTAAAGCAGACCAATTACCTGCTAAACCAAGTCCGACGTTATCAATTACTTTTTTCCAAGGAAGGAGACGAGAATCTTGATACATCATTTTAACGTTCGCATCGGATTGCGTAGCGGGAACGCCATCAAACAGCAATTCACCGTGTGTAATTTCCTCAAGGCTAGCTACTAAACGTAATAGCGTACTTTTCCCGCTACCACTTTTCCCAATAACAGCAATAAACTCTCCTTTTTTAAATGTAGTCGAAATGTTATGAAGAATTTCCTTATTTCCAAATGATTTTTGAAGATTGTGGATATCAATTTGAATCGGTTCATGTTTCATCGTCTCATATCCTCTCTTATTTGTTATAACTAGCATTCCATTTCAATGCACGATTTTCTCCAAATTGCGCGATGATATCGGCTAATTTCCCGAGGAGCGCATAAATAATAATGCTTAAAATAATGATATCGGTTTGCATAAATTCACGTGCGTTTGTAGCTAAATAGCCAAGTCCAGCTTGAGTTGGAATTGTTTCAGCGATAATTAATGTAAGCCACATAACCCCAAGTGCATAACGCAACCCAACGAAAATAGAAGGAAGTGCGCCTGGTAAAAGGACATGCCTAAATAGTTGCCAACCCTTTAAGTTATACATTCTGCCCATTTCTACTAAGTTCGGATCGACATTCCGTATACCATGGAATGTGTTCACGTAAACGGGAAATAACACGCCTAGTACGACTAAAAAGATTTTGGCATCCTCGCCAATTCCTATCCAAACAATGACTAAAGGAATTAAAGCGAGATGAGGAATGTTGCGGATCATTTGAATCGTCGTGTCTAAATAAATATAGAAATTTTTCGATAAACCGTTTAAAACGCCAAGTGCAAAGCCAATCGCACCGCCGATTAACATACCTGTTAATGCACGCCCGAGACTAATGCCGATATGTGTAGTTAAATCACCGTCTACAAGTAAGTTCCAAGCGGTTTCTACAATTGTAATCGGAGAAGGGAAGAGCGATGGGGAAACAATTTCAAATCGCACAATAACTTCCCAAATGATTAATAGCACCACAGGGATTACCCAAGGTCGAAAATCAAAAGTCGTTTTTTTCATTGATAAGCCTCCTATTTATGCGGAAACAGATGGGAAAAGGGGATGCCCATCTGCTTAAAGAATTTAATTTTTATTTACCCAAACTTTACCTTGCACATTTACTTCAACTGGAATTAAACCAATCTCAAAATACTTCTCTGCTTGTTTTTGTTGGGCACTGATAATATCTTTCGTAATTTCAGAGGCGCCGAACGTACGGCGATTAATTTGCTTACGAATGACCTCCTCGTTAATGCCAAGTGCTTTAGACATAATATCGATAAGTTTTTCGTTGTTATCATTTGCCCATTCATCAGATTCATTGATTTTTTCTAAAATAAATTGGACTATATCAGGGTGCTTGTCGGCAAAATTCGTCGTTGCAAAGTAAAATGTGCGGTTCGGATAGTTATCGATGTCACCATTTACCAATGTATTCGAGTCTGTTTCGATTTCTGCGGATGCGAAGAACGGATCATAAGAAGCTAATGCGTCAATTTGCCCTGTTTCGAATAAAGCGCGGCCTTGTGCAGCGTCTTTTGGATATATCCACTCTACATCATCTACTGATAGACCGACTGATTCTAATGCGAGAACAGTTGAGTAGTGGTGATTCCCGCCTTTAATAACTCCAACTTTTTTGTTTTTTAAGTCTTCTAAATTGGTGATGCCTGATTTTTTTAGGGCGACAATCCCGACACCTTCAGGATTTGGTGCATCTGCGCCGACGTAATAAAATGATTTATTCGATGCTTGTGCAAAAATTCCAGGACCATCAGCAGCGTGACCAAAGTCGATTGCCCCTGCATAAATTCCTTCCATTAGCGTAGTACCATGTGTGAATAACTCCCATTTAATCGTTAAACCTTTTTCTTTCGCAGCTTCATCTAAAATCCCTGTTTCTTTCAAAATGTGAAGCGTATTTCCTTTTTGATAACCGATATTAATTGTTTGTAACTCTTCTTTTTTATTTGCTGCTTTGGCATCGGAAGGCTCTTTACTATCGTTAGAACATGCAGCAAGAGTTGTCAAAATAAAGAAAAGTCCAAATGTAATTATCCACT is part of the Solibacillus sp. FSL K6-1523 genome and harbors:
- a CDS encoding EAL domain-containing protein, with the protein product MTKEQISIACNELLQISPFPSFLVSLDGLFLKGHFGDLSYATTDLEELKQQPIASTILPMFNKSLLNTILDSTQPMCFQNVELTIKNNKPIHVTLYTKLTNYQQEQVIHMLCIPTDSIRLMNDEQQHLVDLKNGIHNSFMTVTLDNEGFIVHTNQHFLTTSHWTPKRVLGKNFWQLFPSDDESLKEVQQIWKVLQNGNIWQGDIQKITKDEQPYWVHLTAIPMSSQNSVDNRFFFIERDITNEKLMQNRLEKIAYIDPETGMINVHRLEQIITQMIEEERHFSFVYLSIDKFYTIKDLHGDFAGGSLILEFTKRMKMYFQDSTMARINENDFVVITPLPEWFTHGFLSYLQQHPIYNDSVAIPVSISGGITRFPEDQSTFAQLMKASLATITNVRAAGGDNILSLSNATHKALNRKSIVEKRLLLALDQRNLQVLYQPQLDLKTNKITSVEALVRWDDEEIGVVSPDELIPIAEETGLINNIGSFMLEKACEQAVAWKNAGLPITVSINSSVREFRDKNMAKSILETLERTGCPANLLQIEITEKFALEAEAEMGIIKQMRILENEGIVFSLDDFGTGYASFRYMQLLPISILKIDQTFTNTLLKSDKSRQLVHGMVQLGKSMNLTIIAEGVETEEQQDLLKSYGCDAVQGYYISKPVSNNEIFNILK
- a CDS encoding GNAT family N-acetyltransferase gives rise to the protein MNLSAITVSFPLDDETYEEIQVLCKTSSRIDGQIYQQVMNLPVAKSYEMKGFYVLVYDDDKNELVGAGTALDLMGLNTYEWSMVVAPMYRQLGIGNAILNVLHEGMETRGSEGELALMVEGANFGREFLQKNNYLYSFSEATLEAKAEILQENSSLTVRPFMQKETEAIVTILMATFGDMREESLELIDYNTTTEGLIMWTVEYDEEVIGTITTRKEGEVQWITAFAVAPTMQGRGIGTQILQWVKDYAIRNGEKMVLLDVEIENAGALRVYEKAGFMKSIQMDYFILV
- a CDS encoding ATP-binding cassette domain-containing protein — encoded protein: MKHEPIQIDIHNLQKSFGNKEILHNISTTFKKGEFIAVIGKSGSGKSTLLRLVASLEEITHGELLFDGVPATQSDANVKMMYQDSRLLPWKKVIDNVGLGLAGNWSALAEDALDKVGLLHLKDEWPSTLSGGQKQRVALARALIHEPSLLMLDEPLSALDALTRIEMQNLIESIWQKNHFTALLVTHDVSEAVRLADRIILIEDGSIAFDEPIAVPRPRKLTNPFLIELEDKILNRLMKGREIDLTSEKQPSINPLNLLVNP
- a CDS encoding ABC transporter permease subunit, translating into MKKTTFDFRPWVIPVVLLIIWEVIVRFEIVSPSLFPSPITIVETAWNLLVDGDLTTHIGISLGRALTGMLIGGAIGFALGVLNGLSKNFYIYLDTTIQMIRNIPHLALIPLVIVWIGIGEDAKIFLVVLGVLFPVYVNTFHGIRNVDPNLVEMGRMYNLKGWQLFRHVLLPGALPSIFVGLRYALGVMWLTLIIAETIPTQAGLGYLATNAREFMQTDIIILSIIIYALLGKLADIIAQFGENRALKWNASYNK
- a CDS encoding aliphatic sulfonate ABC transporter substrate-binding protein — translated: MKKWIITFGLFFILTTLAACSNDSKEPSDAKAANKKEELQTINIGYQKGNTLHILKETGILDEAAKEKGLTIKWELFTHGTTLMEGIYAGAIDFGHAADGPGIFAQASNKSFYYVGADAPNPEGVGIVALKKSGITNLEDLKNKKVGVIKGGNHHYSTVLALESVGLSVDDVEWIYPKDAAQGRALFETGQIDALASYDPFFASAEIETDSNTLVNGDIDNYPNRTFYFATTNFADKHPDIVQFILEKINESDEWANDNNEKLIDIMSKALGINEEVIRKQINRRTFGASEITKDIISAQQKQAEKYFEIGLIPVEVNVQGKVWVNKN